The Acidobacteriota bacterium genome includes a window with the following:
- a CDS encoding lysylphosphatidylglycerol synthase transmembrane domain-containing protein, whose amino-acid sequence MVRLAITITILFFLSTRIDMAATARAVADVSRWHLGVVLVMVGIDRAVMFTRWWLLLRASGIAISAGDAARLFLVSSFVGSFLPAGVGGDAARAYGLAQGPTTGSEALASVAVDRMLGVLSLVAMGLVGLLAWTPEARNDWRLAAALAVLVAASVAPFWANQWLRWIVPSHRHQRSVTRRVLKLSDAVGRYRNRRGVLVHVMAWSLVVQVLRIVQAYILALGLGMTVPFGYFLLFMPAGLLMLLLPVSISGFGAPQAAIVWMLQPAGVPESTALALSTLIVLTGLAGNLPGLLLWLKARQPRQT is encoded by the coding sequence ATGGTGCGCTTGGCGATCACCATCACCATCCTCTTTTTTCTCTCCACTCGCATCGACATGGCGGCTACCGCGCGGGCCGTCGCCGACGTCAGCCGCTGGCACCTGGGTGTGGTGCTCGTGATGGTCGGCATCGATCGCGCGGTCATGTTCACGCGATGGTGGCTGTTGTTGCGGGCCAGCGGCATTGCGATTAGCGCCGGAGACGCCGCCCGCCTGTTCCTGGTCAGCTCGTTTGTCGGCAGCTTCCTGCCCGCGGGTGTCGGCGGCGACGCCGCCCGGGCGTACGGGCTCGCCCAGGGTCCGACCACTGGCAGCGAGGCCCTCGCGTCGGTTGCGGTCGACCGGATGCTGGGGGTGTTGTCGCTTGTCGCCATGGGCCTCGTCGGCCTGCTGGCGTGGACCCCCGAGGCACGCAACGACTGGCGGCTGGCCGCCGCGCTGGCAGTGCTGGTCGCCGCGTCGGTCGCGCCCTTCTGGGCCAACCAGTGGCTCCGCTGGATCGTGCCCTCACACCGGCATCAGCGGTCGGTGACCCGACGGGTCCTGAAGCTGAGCGACGCGGTCGGCCGCTACCGCAACCGCCGCGGTGTCCTGGTGCACGTCATGGCGTGGTCGCTGGTCGTCCAGGTGCTGCGGATTGTGCAGGCCTACATCCTCGCCCTGGGCCTCGGCATGACGGTGCCGTTCGGCTACTTCCTGCTGTTCATGCCGGCGGGGCTGCTGATGTTGCTGCTGCCGGTGTCGATTAGCGGCTTCGGCGCGCCCCAGGCCGCGATTGTCTGGATGTTGCAGCCGGCTGGCGTGCCCGAGAGCACCGCGCTGGCGCTCTCGACCCTCATCGTTTTGACCGGTCTTGCCGGCAACCTTCCCGGGTTATTGCTGTGGTTGAAAGCCAGGCAGCCTCGACAAACCTGA
- a CDS encoding radical SAM protein, with amino-acid sequence MAQVYAAKYLAKAAMSAPRDLVRGMVAKYTPLHPTVFIFHCTFVCDARCEMCSNWTRGNRKEDMTLEQIEQAFSSPLWKDIENASLSGGEPTTRNDMVEICRVMIDKFPKLRKLTLNTTGITHHRAIPMLTKVVQLCNERNIIFSMRVSIDGVNEMHGSVRNVRNAFEKAGKTIAAMQELQKTHKFNFGISSTIFSKNLEDADNILAWAKKEKLDIVFNMVRFTDAMLGNSELEAGLKPIGVEEQTMRKFFLDRVRQDPLLDGQNYIYMHYADMIANGYHRTAPCPFQTQGVMLNPNGDLFFCELSEIMGNVTQEDAEAIYFRESSQAHRREIRDHKCPTCLSPCQMNVAAIKQVVPYARFLVRASMEKRRRPTLAVPAPA; translated from the coding sequence ATGGCTCAGGTTTACGCTGCCAAGTATCTCGCCAAAGCGGCGATGAGCGCCCCGCGCGATCTCGTCCGCGGCATGGTCGCCAAGTACACCCCGCTCCACCCCACCGTCTTCATCTTCCATTGCACGTTCGTCTGCGACGCCCGTTGTGAAATGTGCAGCAACTGGACGCGTGGCAACCGCAAGGAGGACATGACGCTGGAGCAGATCGAGCAGGCGTTCAGCTCGCCGCTGTGGAAGGACATCGAGAACGCGTCGCTCTCGGGCGGCGAGCCGACCACCCGCAACGACATGGTCGAGATCTGCCGCGTGATGATCGACAAGTTCCCGAAACTGCGCAAGCTCACGCTCAACACCACCGGCATCACGCATCACCGTGCCATCCCGATGCTGACCAAGGTGGTGCAGCTGTGCAACGAGCGCAACATCATCTTCTCGATGCGCGTCTCGATCGATGGCGTGAACGAGATGCATGGCTCCGTCCGCAACGTGCGCAACGCGTTCGAAAAGGCCGGCAAGACGATTGCCGCGATGCAGGAACTGCAGAAGACCCACAAGTTCAACTTCGGCATCTCCTCGACCATCTTCTCCAAGAACCTCGAAGACGCCGACAACATCCTGGCGTGGGCGAAAAAGGAGAAGCTCGACATCGTCTTCAACATGGTGCGCTTCACCGACGCCATGCTGGGTAACAGCGAGCTCGAGGCCGGCCTGAAGCCGATCGGCGTCGAAGAGCAGACCATGCGCAAGTTCTTCCTGGACCGCGTGCGGCAGGATCCGTTGCTCGACGGCCAGAACTACATCTATATGCACTATGCGGACATGATCGCCAACGGCTATCACCGCACCGCGCCCTGCCCGTTCCAGACCCAGGGCGTCATGTTGAACCCGAACGGCGACCTGTTTTTTTGCGAGCTCAGCGAGATCATGGGCAACGTGACGCAAGAAGACGCGGAGGCCATCTACTTCCGCGAGTCCTCGCAGGCACATCGGCGCGAGATTCGCGATCACAAGTGCCCGACCTGCCTGAGCCCGTGCCAGATGAACGTGGCCGCCATCAAGCAGGTCGTGCCCTACGCGCGCTTCCTGGTGCGCGCCTCGATGGAAAAACGCCGCCGCCCCACCCTCGCCGTGCCCGCGCCCGCATAA
- a CDS encoding methyltransferase domain-containing protein, with the protein MGPVAEALAAFKDRSPAVIDTYLRQHQVRKLQIGAGSSRPPGWLNTDIEPGDGLAFLDATKRFPLEDESIHYIFSEHVIEHLTYDEGKAAMAEAYRVLAPGGRMRTSTPNLTRFIDLFSKDPSDDAKAFIVGKLQWHEWPTEPNSAAIILNLQMSSWGHKFMYDVATLGGALTRAGFRNVQEFEANLSNDPHLADLEQRDTGVNARWSAYETMSVEVEKPRRATTR; encoded by the coding sequence GTGGGGCCAGTGGCAGAAGCCCTCGCGGCGTTCAAGGACCGCAGTCCCGCCGTGATCGACACCTACCTGCGTCAACACCAAGTGAGAAAGCTGCAGATCGGCGCCGGGAGCAGCCGGCCGCCCGGTTGGCTCAACACCGACATCGAGCCGGGAGACGGGCTGGCGTTCCTCGACGCCACCAAGCGCTTCCCATTAGAGGATGAGTCGATCCACTACATCTTCAGCGAACACGTTATTGAGCACCTGACCTACGACGAGGGTAAGGCGGCGATGGCCGAGGCCTACCGCGTCCTGGCCCCAGGCGGACGAATGCGCACCTCCACGCCGAACCTGACGAGGTTCATCGACTTGTTCTCCAAGGATCCAAGCGACGACGCCAAGGCATTCATCGTCGGCAAGCTGCAGTGGCATGAATGGCCGACCGAACCGAACTCCGCGGCGATCATCCTCAACCTGCAAATGTCGTCGTGGGGCCACAAGTTCATGTACGACGTGGCCACGCTCGGGGGCGCGCTGACACGAGCAGGATTCCGCAACGTGCAGGAATTTGAGGCGAACCTCAGCAACGACCCGCACCTGGCCGACCTGGAACAGCGGGATACCGGCGTGAACGCGCGCTGGAGCGCCTACGAAACGATGTCGGTTGAGGTTGAGAAGCCGCGCCGGGCGACGACGCGCTGA